The following are from one region of the Cloacibacterium sp. TD35 genome:
- a CDS encoding NifU family protein, translating to MHTIIIEPTANPNVMKFVADYTLIPGSLELDRTSDISEIPLAQELFNYPFVSKVFISANFVAVAKEDHVEWEHIAESLKNVIEDELLANPRIYRQKPQQRYEIFAEMTPNPAVMKFGGNRLLLDGFVEVKSREEADEVPLAKVLYDEFKFVKEVFVSENFMAVTKDDSVQWHEVMTVVRNVIAEFLQNGHKITNKEPQKHESPVEKIINREYTDVEQKISDILTEYVSPAVENDGGKISLLEYDAENKTAKMLLQGACSGCPSSTATLKGGIEQVLKNFLPDLVEKVEAVNG from the coding sequence ATGCATACAATTATTATAGAACCTACTGCAAACCCAAATGTAATGAAGTTTGTGGCTGATTATACCCTGATTCCAGGTTCATTAGAACTTGATAGAACTTCTGATATTTCAGAAATTCCATTGGCTCAAGAACTTTTCAATTATCCTTTTGTTTCTAAGGTTTTTATCTCTGCTAATTTTGTAGCAGTTGCTAAAGAAGACCACGTAGAATGGGAGCACATCGCAGAAAGTCTTAAAAATGTAATTGAAGATGAGCTTCTAGCCAATCCTAGAATTTACAGACAAAAACCTCAACAGAGATATGAAATCTTTGCCGAAATGACTCCGAATCCTGCTGTGATGAAATTCGGCGGAAACAGATTATTATTAGACGGTTTCGTAGAAGTAAAATCTAGAGAAGAAGCGGATGAAGTTCCTTTAGCCAAAGTGCTTTATGATGAGTTCAAATTTGTAAAAGAAGTTTTTGTTTCAGAAAATTTCATGGCAGTAACCAAAGATGATTCTGTACAATGGCATGAGGTGATGACTGTAGTGAGAAATGTAATTGCCGAGTTTTTACAAAATGGCCACAAAATTACCAATAAAGAACCTCAGAAACACGAAAGCCCTGTAGAAAAAATAATCAACAGAGAGTATACAGATGTTGAGCAAAAAATTTCTGATATTTTAACTGAATATGTTTCACCAGCAGTTGAAAACGACGGTGGGAAAATTTCACTTTTAGAATATGATGCAGAAAATAAAACCGCAAAAATGCTTTTACAAGGTGCTTGTAGCGGTTGCCCAAGTTCTACTGCTACGCTAAAAGGAGGAATAGAACAAGTTCTGAAAAATTTCTTGCCAGATTTAGTAGAAAAAGTAGAAGCTGTAAACGGATAA
- a CDS encoding TlpA family protein disulfide reductase, which yields MNFLRKNWLTLLLSVFLVSMFLFPDFRAFVQRQILMKPSLEKVEKDVTFTVDEMNIQLKGVNVPDANLADFKDKVVFLNFWGSWCPPCRAEYPSIQKLYDAKKDKVTFVLIAMQDEEEKVKKFLADNNYTTPVYFATSPLSEKMLPKVFPTTFILGQNGRILMKEDAAKDWDSESVHQFLDSVAP from the coding sequence ATGAACTTTTTAAGAAAAAATTGGCTCACATTATTGCTTTCGGTGTTTCTAGTTTCTATGTTTCTGTTTCCAGATTTTAGAGCGTTTGTTCAGCGACAGATTTTGATGAAACCTTCTTTAGAAAAAGTAGAAAAAGACGTCACTTTTACAGTTGATGAAATGAATATTCAATTGAAAGGCGTGAATGTTCCCGATGCAAATTTGGCAGATTTTAAGGACAAAGTCGTTTTCTTAAATTTTTGGGGAAGTTGGTGTCCGCCTTGTAGAGCAGAATATCCGAGTATTCAAAAATTGTACGACGCCAAAAAAGATAAAGTTACTTTCGTACTGATTGCCATGCAGGATGAAGAAGAAAAAGTGAAAAAATTCTTAGCAGATAACAATTATACTACACCAGTTTATTTTGCGACATCGCCACTTTCTGAAAAAATGTTGCCAAAAGTTTTTCCTACGACCTTTATTTTGGGCCAAAATGGAAGAATTTTGATGAAAGAAGATGCTGCAAAAGATTGGGATTCAGAGTCTGTACATCAATTTTTAGATTCTGTAGCTCCTTAA
- a CDS encoding thioredoxin family protein, with product MANTPSNMLALGTKAPFFELPNPSHSNEIQSLEDLKGEKGTLVIFMCNHCPFVLHVIDKLTELYEDYHTQGIEFIAINANDVEKYPADSPEKMIEFQIERKFEFPYLFDESQAVAKAYDAACTPDFYFFDEKLDLVYRGQMDDSRPGNQKEITGEDLIIAFENLLSGNPQEELQKPSMGCNIKWK from the coding sequence ATGGCAAATACACCTTCAAATATGCTCGCTTTAGGTACTAAAGCACCTTTTTTTGAACTCCCAAATCCTTCTCACAGCAATGAAATTCAATCTTTAGAAGATTTAAAAGGCGAAAAAGGAACGTTGGTGATTTTTATGTGCAATCACTGTCCGTTTGTGTTACATGTTATCGATAAACTTACAGAATTATACGAAGATTATCATACACAAGGAATAGAATTTATCGCAATTAACGCGAATGATGTAGAAAAATATCCAGCAGATTCTCCAGAAAAAATGATAGAATTTCAAATCGAAAGAAAATTTGAATTCCCTTATTTATTTGACGAAAGTCAGGCGGTAGCAAAAGCTTATGACGCAGCTTGTACACCAGATTTTTATTTCTTTGACGAAAAATTAGACTTGGTTTACCGTGGGCAAATGGACGATTCTAGACCAGGAAATCAAAAAGAAATCACAGGTGAAGACTTGATTATCGCTTTCGAAAATCTATTGTCAGGAAATCCACAAGAGGAATTACAAAAACCAAGCATGGGTTGTAATATCAAATGGAAATAA
- a CDS encoding YkvA family protein gives MKKIALLFQAFKKGGLLSKFPKILKMFKAYKKGEFQMDFKNVIIPLAAFVYIISPLDFLPGIFLDDLGVLALVLPMVLKEVDRFTIWENEKNAAKKDNKVINAEIIE, from the coding sequence ATGAAAAAAATAGCATTGTTGTTTCAAGCATTTAAAAAAGGAGGATTGCTTTCTAAGTTTCCGAAAATTTTAAAAATGTTTAAAGCGTACAAAAAAGGCGAATTTCAAATGGATTTCAAGAATGTAATCATTCCATTAGCAGCATTTGTTTATATCATTTCGCCATTAGATTTTTTGCCTGGGATTTTTTTAGATGACTTAGGGGTTCTGGCATTGGTTTTACCAATGGTTTTAAAAGAAGTAGACCGATTTACCATTTGGGAAAACGAAAAAAATGCTGCAAAAAAAGATAATAAAGTAATAAATGCAGAAATAATAGAGTAA
- the miaA gene encoding tRNA (adenosine(37)-N6)-dimethylallyltransferase MiaA — protein sequence MQKTLISIIGSTGIGKTKLAIEVAKHFGTEIISCDSRQFFKEMKIGTATPSDEELAKAKHHFIGHLSVQDYYSIGQYEVDALEKIEEIFEENDFAVLVGGSMMYEKAVVEGLNDLPEAYAENQEKLQKIWGEEGLEKLQEILKNLDEEYYNVVHKENPRRLLRAIDVIWQTGRKYSEIIAEPKHKRDFKVVRIGITAPREIMYERINLRVDKMLENGLIDEVKSLTEYKNLVPLQTVGYTEIFKYLEGTWDLDFAVEEIKKNSRRYAKRQETWNRKVKNVTWLPYDYSDEQLHEILSKIEK from the coding sequence ATGCAGAAAACACTCATTTCTATCATTGGTTCAACAGGAATTGGCAAGACAAAACTGGCTATAGAAGTTGCAAAACATTTCGGGACAGAGATTATTTCTTGTGATTCCAGACAGTTTTTCAAAGAAATGAAAATTGGTACTGCCACACCTTCAGATGAAGAATTAGCGAAAGCTAAACATCATTTTATTGGTCATCTTTCAGTTCAAGATTACTATTCCATAGGTCAATATGAAGTAGATGCTTTGGAAAAAATAGAGGAAATTTTTGAAGAAAATGATTTTGCAGTTTTGGTTGGTGGAAGCATGATGTATGAGAAAGCGGTAGTAGAAGGGCTGAATGATTTGCCTGAAGCCTATGCTGAAAACCAAGAAAAATTACAGAAAATTTGGGGTGAAGAAGGCCTGGAAAAACTCCAAGAGATTCTCAAAAATCTGGACGAAGAATATTATAATGTAGTTCACAAAGAAAATCCCAGAAGATTATTACGAGCCATAGATGTGATTTGGCAAACAGGTAGAAAATATTCTGAAATTATTGCAGAACCAAAGCATAAAAGAGATTTTAAAGTGGTAAGGATAGGAATTACCGCACCTAGAGAAATCATGTACGAAAGAATTAATCTTCGAGTAGATAAAATGCTGGAAAATGGTTTGATAGATGAAGTGAAATCTTTGACAGAATATAAAAACCTTGTTCCGCTACAAACAGTAGGGTACACCGAAATTTTTAAATATTTAGAAGGAACTTGGGATTTAGATTTTGCCGTAGAAGAAATCAAGAAAAACTCTCGCAGATATGCAAAGCGACAAGAGACTTGGAATAGAAAAGTAAAAAATGTGACTTGGCTTCCGTATGATTATTCAGATGAGCAGCTTCATGAGATTTTATCGAAGATAGAAAAATAA
- a CDS encoding MBL fold metallo-hydrolase codes for MLHIHIFRFNPFSENTYVLFNDQKNGVIIDPGNWNEKENEILENFIKEKEISIQNILLTHAHIDHVLGLQWAFDTYKVAVKMHKEEKDVLDRNPMSARNYGFDFKPFLGDIELLNEGEKYFIDEDSFEIFHVPGHSPGSLAFYNEAQKFVISGDALFQGSIGRTDLYRGNHEQLLESIRTKLFTLPEETEVYSGHGNATQIGFEKNHNPFF; via the coding sequence ATGCTCCATATTCATATTTTTCGATTCAATCCTTTTTCAGAAAACACTTATGTATTGTTTAATGACCAAAAAAACGGGGTCATCATAGACCCGGGAAACTGGAACGAAAAAGAAAATGAAATTCTAGAAAATTTCATCAAGGAAAAAGAGATTTCTATTCAAAATATTTTACTGACTCATGCTCATATAGACCATGTTTTAGGCTTACAGTGGGCCTTTGACACGTATAAAGTTGCCGTAAAAATGCACAAAGAAGAAAAAGATGTACTTGATAGAAACCCGATGTCTGCCAGAAATTATGGATTTGACTTCAAACCTTTTCTTGGCGACATAGAACTTTTAAACGAAGGCGAAAAATATTTCATAGATGAAGATTCTTTTGAAATTTTTCATGTTCCGGGACATTCGCCGGGAAGTTTGGCTTTCTACAATGAAGCTCAAAAATTTGTAATTTCTGGTGATGCGCTTTTTCAAGGAAGCATTGGGAGAACAGATTTATACAGAGGAAACCATGAGCAATTGTTAGAAAGCATTCGCACGAAACTTTTTACTTTGCCAGAAGAAACAGAAGTGTATAGCGGTCACGGAAACGCAACGCAAATAGGCTTTGAGAAAAATCACAATCCGTTTTTCTAA
- the hemH gene encoding ferrochelatase: MENNIAKNSKKGILLVNLGSPKSTKVEDVKEYLDEFLMDERVIDYPWFFRALLVKGIILNTRPKKSAAAYKTVWTDEGSPLIVITKQIQQKLQKLVDIPVEIGMRYAEPSIETGIRNLVEKGVEEIVLFPLYPQYAMSTTETVVEKAKEVQAKVFPNIKINYVKPFYNRDLYINCLAESIKEKLPENFDLLQFSYHGVPERHIYKTDPTKTCKIGDCCFKEDHPSHQYCYRHQCLKTTELVRQKLGLEDSQVKSTFQSRLGKDKWIEPYTDETLENLPKNGVKNLAIVCPAFVSDCLETLEEISVEGKEEFLHAGGENFHYVPCLNDEDRWIEVVKQLCEEEL; encoded by the coding sequence TTGGAAAATAATATCGCTAAAAACTCGAAAAAGGGAATTTTACTCGTAAATCTTGGTTCGCCGAAATCTACAAAAGTAGAAGACGTAAAAGAATATCTAGATGAATTCTTGATGGACGAACGTGTGATAGACTATCCATGGTTCTTTAGAGCGCTTTTAGTAAAAGGAATTATCCTCAATACTCGCCCTAAAAAATCTGCGGCAGCTTACAAAACCGTTTGGACAGATGAAGGTTCGCCATTGATTGTCATCACGAAACAGATTCAACAAAAATTGCAGAAATTAGTTGATATTCCTGTAGAAATTGGGATGAGATACGCTGAACCAAGCATAGAAACCGGAATCAGAAACCTGGTAGAAAAAGGCGTAGAAGAAATAGTTCTTTTCCCACTTTATCCGCAATATGCGATGAGTACTACAGAAACCGTAGTAGAAAAAGCAAAAGAAGTTCAAGCGAAAGTTTTCCCAAACATCAAAATCAATTATGTAAAACCTTTCTACAATAGAGACCTTTACATCAATTGTTTGGCTGAAAGCATTAAAGAAAAATTACCAGAAAATTTTGATTTGCTTCAGTTTTCGTATCACGGAGTTCCAGAAAGACATATTTACAAAACAGACCCTACCAAAACTTGTAAAATAGGCGATTGTTGTTTCAAAGAAGATCATCCTTCACATCAATATTGTTATAGACATCAATGCCTGAAAACCACCGAATTGGTAAGACAAAAATTAGGTTTGGAAGATAGTCAAGTGAAATCTACTTTCCAGTCTAGATTAGGAAAAGATAAATGGATAGAGCCTTACACAGATGAAACTTTAGAAAATCTACCTAAAAACGGTGTGAAAAACCTAGCGATTGTTTGTCCAGCTTTTGTAAGTGATTGTTTAGAAACTCTAGAAGAGATTTCTGTAGAAGGAAAAGAAGAGTTTTTGCATGCAGGTGGAGAAAATTTCCACTACGTTCCTTGTCTTAACGACGAAGACAGATGGATAGAAGTCGTAAAACAACTTTGCGAAGAAGAATTATAA
- a CDS encoding type IX secretion system plug protein, which translates to MKFLKFTFLLLSVWVFGQKIRSVQLFNPQTNDETPVIKFGEQLVLNFDDLENKSNVYRYTIKHFDRNWKDDGLFFTEYAKGPVNSYIQDFRYSFNTVQKYTHYTLKFPNEKTQLKISGNYEIIVFDESVNKPLFKKRFCVVENGANLGINVTRFADSKAPNLNQRIEVSAISNDASLFSSLNSISLNVIQNNNFGLGIYNQKPNAAMGNKLLFQQMNLVFPGNNEFYYFDNKNMNQPFDMVAATNNNDEGNHTYLHSVWAFPLNYQYQPDVNGAFYFRRNDLGIERNADTEADYSWVYFSLDSEKTEKEIYVLGAFNDFTPSDENKMFYDENAKKYVARIYLKQGFYNYILATKDATGFINLGEINGNFWQTENLYQAFLYYAPFDRNYDGLIGYGETRKPR; encoded by the coding sequence ATGAAATTTCTAAAATTTACTTTTTTATTGCTTTCTGTTTGGGTTTTTGGTCAAAAAATTAGAAGTGTTCAGCTTTTTAATCCTCAGACCAATGATGAAACACCTGTCATCAAATTTGGGGAGCAATTGGTTTTGAATTTTGATGATCTAGAAAATAAATCTAACGTTTATCGATACACCATTAAGCATTTTGATAGGAATTGGAAAGATGACGGTTTGTTTTTCACAGAGTATGCAAAAGGTCCTGTGAATTCTTATATTCAAGATTTTAGATACTCTTTTAATACGGTTCAAAAATATACACACTACACTTTAAAATTCCCGAATGAGAAGACGCAACTGAAAATTTCTGGAAATTATGAAATCATCGTTTTTGATGAATCGGTCAATAAACCACTTTTTAAGAAAAGGTTTTGTGTGGTAGAAAATGGTGCGAATTTGGGAATTAATGTAACCAGATTTGCAGATAGCAAAGCGCCAAACCTTAATCAAAGAATAGAAGTTTCTGCCATTTCTAATGATGCAAGTTTGTTTTCTAGCCTTAATTCCATTAGTCTGAATGTGATTCAAAATAATAATTTTGGACTGGGAATTTATAATCAGAAACCCAATGCTGCGATGGGAAATAAATTGCTTTTTCAGCAGATGAATTTGGTTTTTCCGGGAAATAATGAGTTTTATTACTTTGATAATAAAAATATGAACCAGCCTTTTGATATGGTGGCTGCAACGAATAATAATGATGAAGGAAATCATACATATTTGCATTCGGTTTGGGCTTTTCCGCTTAACTATCAATATCAGCCAGATGTAAACGGAGCTTTTTATTTCAGAAGAAATGATTTGGGAATTGAAAGAAATGCAGATACAGAAGCAGATTATTCTTGGGTGTATTTTTCTTTGGATTCAGAAAAAACAGAAAAGGAAATTTATGTTTTAGGTGCTTTCAATGACTTTACTCCTTCAGATGAAAATAAAATGTTTTATGATGAAAATGCCAAAAAATACGTTGCTAGAATTTATTTGAAACAAGGTTTTTACAATTATATTTTGGCTACAAAAGATGCAACAGGCTTCATCAATCTAGGTGAAATTAATGGTAATTTTTGGCAAACCGAAAACTTATATCAGGCATTTTTATATTATGCTCCTTTCGATAGAAATTATGATGGTTTAATTGGTTACGGTGAAACCAGAAAACCTAGATAA